One Tubulanus polymorphus chromosome 5, tnTubPoly1.2, whole genome shotgun sequence DNA segment encodes these proteins:
- the LOC141905681 gene encoding apoptosis-inducing factor 1, mitochondrial-like, with translation MYAALSKVNTNKLRFISVLQRQYTSLKTLKQSSRCTAIDSLKLEAVRCMSGGHTPSHWKSEKELDMINKVHMDFYPVPEGSWQENYNKRNQKMNMWLLGGSLFLSGTLFLMWKNDAFNFQEITDVTQIKLSGPGLKYMDAKEIPASETTQENVSHTPNPNVNDDSSIAAGAAATGAAASAASDVVKDPIPKHAQYLLIGGGTASFAAFRAIKGRDPKARVLVITNENYPPYMRPPLSKELWFSDQESIANLKFKQWNGKERSIQFEPTSFYVDPSELNDKENGGVSIVTGREVVKLDVTNKKVVLDNGWEVAYDKCLIATGGEPRNLPSILKAGPDVKEKTTLFRRIDDFKKLDSITRSINSIAIVGGGFLGSELACALGKRGRESNLKVIQVFPESGNMGKVLPEYLSQWTTEKVMNEGVEVKSNSTVKSAECENGKIVLNLNNNEQVKVDHVVVAVGLEPNTSLAKASGLETDDAHGGYRVNAELEARSNVWVAGDAACFYDVKLGRRRVEHHDHAVVSGRLAGENMTGAGKPYWHQSMFWSDLGPNVGYEAIGVVDSSLPTMGVFAKATDKDTPKAVVEATGESLRSETEKVSVDSSAAASGMKLNVPQQGPEDYGKGVIFYLRGKVVVGIVLWNVFNKMTIARKVIKDGIEHDDLNEVAKLFEIHGE, from the exons ATGTATGCTGCTCTTTCCAAAGTCAACACCAACAAATTACGCTTTATTTCTGTATTGCAGAGGCAATACACGAGTTTAAAAACGCTCAAACAATCATCAAGAT GTACTGCAATAGATTCACTAAAACTGGAGGCAGTCAGATGCATGAGTGGGGGACACACTCCTTCACACTGGAAGTCGGAAAAAGAACTTGACATGATCAACAAAGTTCACATGGACTTCTACCCAGTGCCTGAAGGCTCATGGCAAGAAAACTACAACAAAAGgaatcagaaaatgaatatgtGGTTGCTGGGAGGGTCTTTATTTCTAAGCGGAACGCTCTTTTTG atGTGGAAGAATGATGCGTTCAATTTCCAAGAGATCACGGACGTTACCCAAATCAAATTGAGCGGACCTGGATTGAAATATATGGATGCCAAAGAAATACCTGCATCGGAAACAACTCAAG aaaatgtgtcacATACCCCAAATCCCAATGTTAACGATGACTCTTCTATTGCTGCTGGTGCAGCTGCAACTGGTGCTGCCGCGTCTGCTGCTTCCGACGTTGTGAAGGATCCGATTCCGAAACATGCGCAGTATTTATTGATCGGAGGTGGTACTGCTTCGTTTGCAGCATTCAGAGCTATTAAAGGACGTGATCCTAAAGCCCGA GTTCTCGTAATAACTAATGAAAACTATCCGCCGTACATGAGACCACCGCTATCGAAAGAACTTTGGTTCAGTGACCAAGAATCGATTGCAAATCTTAAGTTCAAACAGTGGAATGGCAAAGAGCGCAG CATTCAGTTTGAGCCGACAAGTTTCTATGTTGATCCCAGTGAATTGAATGATAAAGAGAATGGAGGTGTTTCAATTGTCACTGGTAGAGAG GTAGTTAAACTAGATGTTACGAATAAGAAAGTTGTGTTAGACAATGGCTGGGAAGTGGCTTATGATAAGTGCCTTATTGCCACCGGTGGCGAACCCCGTAATTTGCCGAGTATTTTGAAAGCGGGTCCCGATGTCAAAGAAAAGACAACACTGTTCAGACGG ATCGATGATTTTAAGAAGTTGGATAGTATTACTAGATCAATCAATTCTATAGCAATTGTTGGCGGAGGTTTCCTTGGTAGCGAACTCGCGTGTGCTTTAGGGAAAAGAG GAAGAGAAAGTAATTTGAAGGTTATTCAAGTATTCCCAGAATCAG GAAATATGGGAAAAGTTCTGCCTGAATATCTAAGTCAGTGGACTACTGAAAAAGTGATGAATGAAGGAGTTGAAGTGAAGTCGAACTCAACGGTCAAATCAGCTGAATGcgaaaatggaaaaattgtCCTTAATCTAAACAACAATGAACAG GTGAAGGTCGACCACGTCGTAGTTGCTGTCGGCCTTGAACCGAACACGAGTTTAGCGAAAGCATCTGGTTTAGAAACGGATGACGCGCATGGTGGTTACAGGGTCAATGCCGAATTAGAGGCTAGATCTAATGTCTGGGTG GCTGGTGATGCCGCTTGTTTCTATGATGTAAAACTCGGGCGACGACGTGTGGAACACCACGACCATGCCGTAGTTAGCGGTCGTCTCGCCGGAGAAAATATGACTGGTGCCGGTAAACCGTACTGGCATCAATCCATGTTCTG GTCAGATTTAGGTCCGAATGTTGGTTACGAAGCTATCGGCGTCGTAGACAGTTCATTACCGACAATGGGCGTATTCGCTAAAGCCACTGATAAAGATACACCTAAAGCAGTTGTAGAAGCTACCGGGGAGAGTCTACGCTCAGAAACTGAAAAG GTGTCCGTCGATTCAAGCGCCGCTGCGAGTGGTATGAAATTAAACGTGCCTCAACAAGGACCCGAAGATTACGGTAAAGGTGTGATATTTTATCTACGTGGTAAAGTCGTAGTCGGAATTGTATTATGGAACGTATTCAACAAAATGACAATTGCCCGAAAG GTTATCAAAGACGGTATCGAACACGATGATCTGAACGAAGTCGCGAAATTATTCGAGATTCACGGGGAATAA